The proteins below come from a single Triticum aestivum cultivar Chinese Spring chromosome 5D, IWGSC CS RefSeq v2.1, whole genome shotgun sequence genomic window:
- the LOC123125437 gene encoding low temperature-induced protein lt101.2 produces MASRSCTFLEILLAVILPPLGVFLRYGCCSMEFLICLLLTILGYIPGIIYAVYVLVAHGSASEESGRDYDALA; encoded by the exons ATGGCGTCCCGGAGCTGCACCTTCCTGGAGATCCTGCTCGCCGTCATCCTGCCGCCGCTCGGCGTCTTCCTCCGCTACGGCTGCTGCAGC ATGGAGTTCTTGATCTGCCTGCTGCTCACCATCCTGGGCTACATCCCCGGCATCATCTACGCCGTCTACGTGCTCGTCGCGCATGGCTCCGCCTCGGAGGAGAGCGGCAGGGACTACGACGCCCTTGCTTGA